One Elephas maximus indicus isolate mEleMax1 chromosome 18, mEleMax1 primary haplotype, whole genome shotgun sequence genomic region harbors:
- the LOC126061757 gene encoding keratin-associated protein 26-1, giving the protein MSCHNYCSGNYSSGSLRNICHIPVTSSSALCSTNVSYGDAFCLPSSCQGSSWLLDNCQETCSEPTSCQPANCEPSNSCCPSTAYYVPRPCQGTSFLPVSSSISSSCFPVSCRPLSYVPSGCRPLSPLLYNSHLLGCAPIGYRPLNCLPNSCRPLSLLTYGCQPLSGLACGLQPFSIVSSSLRPLRPLSSGCQPLAHVFSTCRPSCSALGY; this is encoded by the coding sequence ATGTCTTGCCACAACTACTGCTCTGGAAACTATAGCTCAGGATCCCTCAGGAATATCTGCCATATTCCTGTCACCTCCTCCAGTGCCCTCTGCTCTACCAATGTGAGCTATGGAGATGCCTTCTGCCTACCCAGCAGCTGTCAAGGCAGTTCCTGGCTCCTGGACAACTGCCAAGAGACCTGCAGTGAACCAACCAGCTGCCAGCCAGCCAACTGCGAGCCCAGCAACTCTTGCTGCCCTTCCACTGCTTACTATGTGCCCAGACCCTGCCAAGGAACCAGCTTTCTTCCTGTATCTTCTTCCATCTCAAGCTCTTGCTTCCCAGTCTCCTGTAGACCTCTGAGCTATGTGCCCAGTGGCTGCCGTCCATTGAGTCCTCTGCTCTACAACAGCCATCTCTTGGGCTGTGCACCCATTGGCTATCGACCACTGAACTGTTTGCCCAACAGCTGCCGACCCCTGAGCCTCCTCACTTACGGATGCCAACCCTTGAGTGGTTTGGCCTGTGGTTTGCAACCATTTAGCATTGTGTCCAGCAGCCTCAGACCCCTGAGGCCTCTCTCCAGTGGTTGCCAACCTCTTGCCCATGTTTTCAGTACTTGTCGTCCGTCTTGCTCTGCACTGGGGTACTAG